One Halobacterium zhouii genomic region harbors:
- a CDS encoding NfeD family protein — MIEVFGLSLSLLLVVAGTALCVLEAFAPGAHFVVIGVSLFVAGLVGLFVPGAATPFVLAGLVFATGFGALYVYRRFDFYAGSGRGQTSTSSDLRGVRGYVLERVTERSGKVKLEAGGFDPTYAARTISGSIDEGEEVVVVDPGGGNVVTVEAVDGVDDIDRALARERERRTESDAGTPSSPDARSSEDVESNADTESTLDDESDTESEADETA; from the coding sequence ATGATCGAGGTGTTCGGGCTGTCGCTGTCGCTACTGCTCGTCGTCGCCGGCACCGCGCTCTGCGTGCTGGAGGCGTTCGCGCCGGGTGCGCACTTCGTCGTCATCGGTGTGTCGTTGTTCGTCGCGGGTCTCGTCGGCCTGTTCGTGCCGGGCGCGGCGACGCCGTTCGTGCTCGCAGGCCTGGTGTTCGCCACGGGTTTCGGCGCGCTGTACGTCTACCGTCGCTTCGACTTCTACGCGGGGAGCGGGCGCGGCCAGACCAGCACCTCGAGTGACCTCCGGGGGGTCCGCGGCTACGTCCTCGAGCGCGTCACGGAGCGCTCCGGGAAGGTGAAACTCGAGGCCGGCGGCTTCGACCCGACGTACGCCGCGCGAACCATCTCGGGATCCATCGACGAAGGGGAGGAGGTGGTCGTCGTGGACCCGGGCGGTGGGAACGTGGTGACAGTGGAGGCTGTGGACGGCGTGGACGACATCGACCGCGCGCTGGCGCGGGAGCGCGAGCGCAGGACGGAGAGTGACGCCGGAACGCCGTCGTCTCCGGACGCCAGGTCGAGTGAGGACGTCGAGTCGAACGCGGACACCGAGTCGACCCTGGACGACGAGTCGGACACGGAGTCGGAGGCCGACGAAACCGCGTGA
- a CDS encoding winged helix-turn-helix transcriptional regulator, which translates to MGIDEDKRATLRRFAAVGAASPLARFAGDEDGGESEVREAIAGYLATTPGAHFSKVRDDLKLGTGETQHHLRRLLDEDAVEGARDGDYRRFYPADEFTSFEQRALGYLRRDTPRGMVLALLRDPDATGSDLADELGVSPATVSKYAAQLEEVGVLSRENGYEVERPETIVTLLVRYADSFDANTVAFAAEAAELLSYDP; encoded by the coding sequence ATGGGTATCGACGAGGACAAGCGCGCGACGCTCCGGCGGTTCGCCGCCGTCGGCGCGGCGAGTCCGCTCGCCCGGTTCGCGGGCGACGAGGACGGCGGGGAGAGCGAGGTCCGCGAAGCCATCGCGGGCTACCTCGCGACGACGCCGGGAGCGCACTTCTCGAAGGTCCGTGACGACCTCAAACTCGGCACGGGCGAGACCCAGCACCACCTCCGGAGGCTCCTCGACGAGGACGCCGTCGAGGGCGCGCGCGACGGCGACTACCGTCGGTTCTACCCCGCGGACGAGTTCACGTCGTTCGAACAGCGTGCGCTGGGCTACCTGCGCCGGGACACGCCCCGCGGGATGGTGCTCGCGCTGCTCCGCGACCCGGACGCCACGGGCAGCGACCTCGCCGACGAACTCGGCGTGTCGCCGGCCACGGTGAGCAAGTACGCCGCCCAACTAGAGGAGGTCGGCGTGCTCTCCCGGGAGAACGGCTACGAGGTCGAGCGCCCGGAGACCATCGTCACGCTGCTCGTTCGGTACGCAGACTCCTTCGACGCGAACACCGTGGCGTTCGCCGCGGAGGCAGCGGAGTTGCTCTCTTACGACCCCTGA
- a CDS encoding SPFH domain-containing protein encodes MFTPLQVAGPVVTFVGLLLLLLLAVVVYQTVEIVDAYEKKALTVFGEYRGLLEPGINVIPPFVSRTYTFDMRTQTIDVPRQEAITRDNSPVTADAVVYIRVRDARRAFLEVDDYKPAVSNLAQTTLRAVLGDMELDDTLNKRQEINARIRTELDEPTDEWGIRVESVEVREVNPSQEVQKAMEQQTSAERRRRAMILEAQGERQSAIENAQGDKQSNIIRAQGEKQSQILEAQGDAISTVLRAKSAESMGERAIIEKGMETLEGIGEGESNTFVLPQELSSLVGRYGKHLAGSDVADDGTQLDSLEFDAETRELIGLDDIDEILNQISEEADVDPSKLEEQAKAVQEGADPGMKSADEVIEKMDAELDSDDDEN; translated from the coding sequence ATGTTCACTCCCCTCCAGGTAGCTGGTCCCGTGGTGACGTTCGTGGGACTGCTGTTGTTGCTGTTGCTCGCCGTCGTCGTCTATCAGACGGTGGAGATCGTCGACGCGTACGAGAAGAAGGCGTTGACGGTGTTCGGCGAGTACCGCGGCCTGCTCGAACCCGGCATCAACGTCATCCCGCCGTTCGTCTCGCGGACGTACACCTTCGACATGCGCACCCAGACCATCGACGTCCCCCGGCAGGAGGCCATCACGCGGGACAACTCCCCGGTGACGGCGGACGCCGTCGTTTACATCCGCGTGCGGGACGCCCGGCGCGCGTTCCTCGAGGTGGACGACTACAAGCCCGCGGTGTCGAACCTCGCGCAGACGACGCTGCGCGCGGTGCTAGGCGACATGGAACTCGACGACACGCTGAACAAGCGCCAGGAGATCAACGCCCGCATCCGCACGGAACTCGACGAACCCACGGACGAGTGGGGCATCCGCGTGGAGAGCGTGGAAGTTCGGGAGGTCAACCCCTCCCAGGAGGTCCAGAAGGCGATGGAACAACAGACCAGCGCGGAGCGGCGTCGCCGCGCGATGATTCTGGAGGCACAAGGGGAACGCCAGTCCGCCATCGAGAACGCCCAGGGTGACAAGCAGTCGAACATCATCCGCGCGCAGGGCGAGAAGCAGTCTCAGATCCTGGAGGCCCAGGGTGACGCCATCTCGACGGTGCTCCGCGCGAAGTCCGCCGAGTCGATGGGCGAGCGCGCCATCATCGAGAAGGGCATGGAGACCCTCGAGGGCATCGGCGAGGGCGAGTCGAACACGTTCGTGCTCCCACAGGAACTCTCCAGTCTCGTCGGCCGGTACGGCAAGCACCTCGCTGGCAGCGACGTGGCCGACGACGGCACGCAACTCGACAGCCTGGAGTTCGACGCGGAGACCCGCGAGCTCATCGGCCTCGACGACATCGACGAGATACTCAACCAGATCAGCGAGGAGGCCGACGTCGACCCGTCGAAACTCGAGGAGCAGGCGAAGGCCGTCCAGGAGGGCGCCGACCCCGGGATGAAGTCCGCGGACGAAGTCATCGAAAAGATGGACGCGGAACTCGACAGCGACGACGACGAGAACTGA
- a CDS encoding DUF7312 domain-containing protein yields MSENREQGDESEWRFDVDEVGEDGERVETHSIEPGSPRFENVAFFALGVCAMLGVIGLLIFG; encoded by the coding sequence ATGAGCGAGAACCGCGAGCAGGGAGACGAGTCCGAGTGGCGGTTCGACGTCGACGAGGTCGGGGAGGACGGCGAACGCGTCGAGACGCACTCCATCGAACCGGGGTCACCGCGATTCGAGAACGTCGCGTTCTTCGCGCTCGGCGTCTGTGCGATGCTGGGCGTGATTGGGCTACTGATCTTCGGGTGA
- a CDS encoding flippase-like domain-containing protein, with protein MSDRGVEVSVVLPAYDEADTIEGTVRTTLDALAAFLPEDSYEVVVAEDGCTDDTPAIAERLAAEDERVRHFHSDERLGRGGALNAAFRDARGDTLVYFDTDLATDMRHLEELVESVRSEGYDVATGSRWMPGRAAERPVRRGVPSKAFNLAVRGLLGSELRDHQCGFKAFSRDAFETLVDDVQDEHWFWDTEMLVRAQRRGLRVTEFAVDWTPKGDSKVDLVRDVFGMGSQILRCVWEFNVSPYANRRTGMLVGTLLSLTAFALMFVYVDVEAFVQAVSNADPVLVAAGAVVYLFSWPIRGLRYRDILAELGYRESVGFLTGAVFISQTGNLVIPARAGDAIRAYVVKARRGVPYTTGFASLAVERVFDLLTITVLAGGVLVALAVFAPSSVTELAATASGSGLSGQESAAVRQAVVVASVVGVLAVGAVVAIVVSARSESNYVRSIVEYTSDDSYVEYVASIVERFVGDVQRVAANGRAFAGIGGTSALIWTIDVATALLVFLAFGLDLPLPQLLAVGFFAVSVGNLAKVIPGPPGGIGIYEAAFAAIVSTLLPVGFATAVGVAIVDHIVKNVVTVAGGAVSMLSLNVSLTEAVEGADADEMVDGDSDAPAETSPVED; from the coding sequence ATGAGCGACCGCGGCGTCGAGGTGAGTGTCGTCCTCCCGGCCTACGACGAGGCGGACACCATCGAGGGGACGGTGCGGACCACACTCGACGCGCTGGCGGCGTTTCTCCCCGAGGACTCCTACGAGGTCGTCGTCGCGGAGGACGGCTGTACCGACGACACGCCCGCCATCGCGGAGCGACTCGCTGCCGAGGACGAGCGCGTACGGCACTTCCACAGCGACGAACGCCTGGGGCGTGGCGGCGCACTGAACGCGGCGTTCCGGGACGCGCGCGGGGACACGCTCGTCTACTTCGACACCGACCTCGCGACGGACATGCGCCACCTCGAAGAGCTCGTCGAGAGCGTCCGCTCGGAGGGGTACGACGTCGCCACCGGGTCGCGCTGGATGCCCGGGCGCGCCGCCGAACGCCCCGTCAGGCGCGGCGTCCCGTCGAAAGCATTCAATCTCGCCGTGCGTGGCCTGCTGGGCTCCGAGTTGCGCGACCACCAGTGCGGATTCAAGGCGTTCAGCCGCGACGCCTTCGAGACGCTCGTGGACGACGTCCAGGACGAACACTGGTTCTGGGACACCGAGATGCTCGTGCGCGCCCAGCGCCGCGGCCTCCGCGTGACGGAGTTCGCGGTCGACTGGACGCCGAAGGGCGACTCGAAGGTCGACCTCGTTCGGGACGTGTTCGGGATGGGGAGCCAGATACTTCGCTGCGTCTGGGAGTTCAACGTGAGTCCGTACGCGAACCGTCGGACGGGGATGCTCGTCGGCACGCTGCTCTCGCTGACGGCGTTCGCGCTGATGTTCGTCTACGTCGACGTGGAGGCGTTCGTCCAGGCGGTATCGAACGCCGACCCCGTGCTCGTCGCCGCCGGCGCGGTCGTCTACCTGTTCTCGTGGCCGATCCGTGGCCTCCGATACCGCGACATTCTCGCGGAACTCGGGTACAGGGAGAGTGTAGGCTTCCTCACGGGTGCGGTGTTCATCAGCCAGACCGGGAACCTCGTCATCCCGGCGCGGGCAGGCGACGCTATCCGCGCGTACGTCGTGAAGGCGCGCCGCGGCGTGCCGTACACCACCGGGTTCGCGTCGCTCGCCGTCGAGCGCGTCTTCGACCTGCTCACCATCACGGTCCTCGCCGGCGGCGTGCTCGTGGCGCTCGCCGTGTTCGCGCCCTCGAGTGTCACCGAACTCGCCGCGACCGCCTCGGGGAGCGGCCTGAGCGGCCAGGAGTCAGCGGCCGTCCGGCAGGCCGTCGTCGTCGCGTCTGTCGTCGGCGTGCTCGCCGTCGGCGCAGTGGTGGCTATCGTCGTCTCCGCTCGCTCGGAGTCGAACTACGTCCGGAGCATCGTGGAGTACACGAGCGACGACTCCTACGTGGAGTACGTCGCCTCCATCGTCGAGCGGTTCGTGGGCGACGTCCAACGCGTCGCCGCGAACGGCCGCGCGTTCGCCGGCATCGGCGGCACGAGCGCGCTCATCTGGACCATCGACGTGGCGACGGCGCTGCTCGTGTTCCTCGCGTTCGGCCTCGACCTCCCACTCCCGCAACTGCTCGCGGTGGGTTTCTTCGCGGTGAGCGTCGGCAACCTCGCGAAAGTGATTCCCGGACCGCCCGGCGGCATCGGTATCTACGAGGCGGCGTTCGCGGCCATCGTCTCGACGCTCCTGCCCGTCGGGTTCGCGACCGCGGTGGGCGTCGCCATCGTCGACCACATCGTGAAGAACGTCGTCACGGTCGCGGGCGGCGCGGTGTCGATGCTCTCGCTGAACGTCTCCCTCACGGAGGCCGTCGAGGGCGCCGACGCCGACGAGATGGTCGACGGTGACAGCGACGCCCCCGCGGAGACGTCGCCGGTCGAGGACTGA
- a CDS encoding DUF84 family protein, translated as MHVAVGSGNPVKRDAIAAALPDAVVEAVPVESGVSEQPWGDDETVEGATNRAERALASGANAAEYDLGVGLEGGVAERNGDLFLIMWAAATDGEHVEVGGGPRMRLPDEVAARLQDGAELGPVMDDLLDTSAVAENQGAAGVLTGTITDRTEALRTAAAGALGPFVTEYY; from the coding sequence ATGCACGTTGCAGTCGGCTCCGGAAACCCCGTGAAGCGCGACGCCATCGCCGCAGCACTGCCGGACGCCGTGGTCGAGGCCGTCCCGGTCGAAAGCGGCGTCAGCGAGCAACCGTGGGGCGACGACGAGACGGTCGAGGGCGCGACGAACCGCGCCGAGCGCGCGCTGGCGAGCGGCGCCAATGCGGCCGAGTACGACCTCGGGGTCGGACTGGAGGGCGGGGTGGCAGAACGAAACGGTGACCTGTTCCTGATTATGTGGGCGGCCGCGACGGACGGCGAGCACGTCGAAGTCGGCGGGGGTCCGCGGATGCGCCTCCCCGACGAGGTGGCCGCGCGCCTCCAGGACGGCGCGGAACTCGGTCCCGTGATGGACGACCTGCTGGATACCTCAGCTGTCGCGGAGAACCAGGGCGCCGCGGGCGTGCTGACAGGCACCATCACGGACCGAACGGAAGCACTCCGAACCGCTGCGGCGGGCGCGCTCGGCCCGTTCGTCACGGAGTACTACTGA
- a CDS encoding transcription initiation factor IIB, with translation MTDARIQSREREQERTEEEESTDGCPECGGLVVQDEEHGESVCADCGLVVEEDGIDRGPEWRAFDSAEKDKKSRVGAPTTNTMHDKGLSTNIDWRDKDAYGNSLSSNQRQKMQRLRKWNERFRTRDAKERNLKQALGEIDRMASALGLPDNVRETASVIYRRALEDDLLPGRSIEGVATSCVYAAARQAGVPRSLDEIADVSRVEKAEIARTYRYVVRELGLEVAPADPESYVPRFASSLELSDEAQHRARELLQTAKEKGVHSGKSPVGLAAASVYAAALLTNEKTTQAKVSEVADISEVTIRNRYHELLEAEDTIPV, from the coding sequence ATGACAGACGCACGCATACAATCGAGAGAGCGCGAGCAGGAGCGCACGGAGGAAGAGGAATCAACCGACGGCTGCCCAGAGTGTGGCGGGCTCGTCGTGCAAGACGAAGAGCACGGCGAATCCGTCTGCGCGGACTGTGGGCTCGTCGTCGAAGAAGACGGCATCGACCGCGGCCCCGAGTGGCGCGCGTTCGACTCCGCCGAGAAGGACAAGAAATCCCGCGTCGGTGCACCGACGACGAACACGATGCACGACAAGGGGCTGTCCACGAACATCGACTGGCGCGACAAGGACGCCTACGGCAACTCCCTGTCCTCGAACCAGCGCCAGAAGATGCAACGGCTCCGGAAGTGGAACGAGCGATTCCGAACCCGGGACGCGAAAGAACGCAACCTCAAGCAGGCCCTCGGCGAGATCGACCGCATGGCCAGCGCGCTCGGACTGCCGGACAACGTCCGGGAGACCGCGTCGGTCATCTACCGCCGCGCGCTCGAGGACGACCTGCTGCCCGGCCGCTCCATCGAGGGCGTCGCGACGTCCTGCGTGTACGCCGCCGCGCGCCAGGCCGGCGTGCCGCGCTCCCTCGACGAGATCGCGGACGTCAGCCGCGTCGAGAAGGCCGAGATCGCGCGCACGTACCGCTACGTCGTGCGCGAACTCGGCCTCGAGGTCGCGCCCGCTGACCCCGAGAGCTACGTGCCGCGGTTCGCGTCCTCGCTGGAACTCTCCGACGAGGCCCAGCACCGCGCCCGCGAACTGCTCCAGACCGCCAAGGAGAAGGGCGTCCACTCCGGCAAGTCGCCGGTCGGCCTCGCCGCCGCGTCCGTGTACGCCGCGGCGCTCCTGACGAACGAGAAGACCACGCAGGCGAAGGTCTCGGAGGTCGCGGACATCTCCGAGGTCACCATCCGGAACCGCTACCACGAACTCCTCGAAGCCGAGGACACGATTCCCGTTTAA
- a CDS encoding cobalamin-binding protein encodes MNVVSLAPSATATVDALGASDRLDGVTHHCDVDAPAVGGWLNPDYERVLDHDPDVVLTSDALQREIRDDLRDRGVDVTHTEPATLDDALSSFAAVGDAIGRPDAGRELEVQSRERLDAVRDAAGRDAASDDRPVVYCEEWDDPPMAAGNWVADAVRAAGGRYPFVDPGERSRQVDAEAVRDADPDHVFVHVCGKGDRVDVDPAARWSLDADVHVLDDSLLNQPSPRLLDGVERLASVIRDV; translated from the coding sequence GTGAACGTCGTCTCGCTCGCCCCGTCCGCGACTGCAACGGTCGACGCGCTCGGCGCGTCGGACCGTCTCGACGGGGTCACGCACCACTGTGATGTCGACGCGCCCGCGGTCGGCGGCTGGCTGAACCCCGACTACGAGCGCGTCCTCGACCACGACCCCGACGTTGTCCTCACCAGTGACGCGCTCCAGCGCGAGATCCGGGACGACCTCCGCGACCGCGGCGTCGACGTCACGCACACCGAACCGGCGACGCTGGACGACGCGCTCTCGTCGTTCGCCGCCGTCGGCGACGCTATTGGCCGGCCGGACGCCGGACGCGAACTGGAAGTCCAGAGCCGCGAGCGCCTCGACGCTGTCCGCGACGCCGCCGGCCGCGATGCCGCTTCGGATGACCGTCCCGTTGTCTACTGCGAGGAGTGGGACGACCCGCCGATGGCCGCCGGCAACTGGGTGGCCGACGCCGTCCGCGCCGCGGGCGGCCGCTACCCGTTCGTCGACCCCGGCGAGCGCTCCCGGCAGGTCGACGCCGAGGCGGTTCGGGACGCCGACCCGGACCACGTTTTCGTCCACGTCTGCGGGAAGGGCGACCGCGTCGACGTCGACCCCGCGGCGCGCTGGAGTCTAGACGCGGACGTCCACGTGCTCGACGACTCGCTGTTGAACCAGCCGAGTCCGCGTCTGCTCGACGGCGTGGAACGACTGGCGAGTGTGATTCGAGACGTTTAG
- a CDS encoding DUF7123 family protein: MSATAASTDALTPKQHRILEFLRQHAGQQTYFKSRLIGDELDLSAKEVGANMPAIEDGDHDLSVERWGYSSSTTWKVTA, translated from the coding sequence ATGAGCGCGACCGCCGCATCGACTGACGCTCTCACCCCCAAACAACACCGCATCCTCGAGTTCCTCCGGCAGCACGCGGGCCAGCAGACGTACTTCAAGTCCAGGCTCATCGGCGACGAACTCGACCTCTCCGCGAAGGAGGTCGGCGCGAACATGCCCGCCATCGAGGACGGCGACCACGACCTGAGCGTGGAGCGCTGGGGCTACTCCTCGAGCACCACCTGGAAGGTCACCGCGTAA